One Thermococcus kodakarensis KOD1 genomic window carries:
- a CDS encoding MFS transporter, with protein sequence MDLIKKFKLLMALMSTGFLGNLLVIYFLSKGFSYAQIGLETSVMVLGGFLFEVPTGVVGDKISRKLSVLLGFTIHAFGSVVLLFLHNFPMLLLYALISALGASFVSGSFEAWLFDDLKHIGREREYRKVMREAKSITIPLSATTLVVGAFLAQFYGFTLPIVLGLIVELLAVVLILSIPEYEFKKTERNYLGHTLSSLRELFQPRLFWLVLLSIIVGMQTNQFRKFFEPYLGGVLAKSLGTTLMGTLGLLGVVEVTVRTVPRLIGVRLRDSWSRKAYSLAPVLLPLLTVLSVVYTNPLWIVALGIALTIITAAFGFNLNVEFQHRIPSEKRATILSLDRMLAGLVMAVFYAVYGFAVDKLGLSGARLMFAIALLVLGAGFKAGEVLGFLGEHLKLHHLEESGD encoded by the coding sequence ATGGATTTAATCAAGAAGTTTAAGCTCCTGATGGCCCTGATGAGCACTGGCTTCCTCGGTAACTTGCTCGTCATCTACTTCCTCTCCAAGGGGTTCAGCTACGCCCAGATAGGCCTTGAGACCTCGGTGATGGTTCTTGGTGGCTTTCTCTTCGAGGTTCCAACTGGGGTCGTCGGCGACAAAATAAGCAGGAAGCTGAGCGTCCTCCTCGGCTTTACCATCCATGCATTTGGAAGTGTTGTTCTCCTCTTCCTTCACAACTTCCCCATGCTTCTCCTATATGCGCTCATATCCGCCCTGGGCGCCTCCTTCGTCAGTGGAAGCTTTGAGGCGTGGCTCTTCGACGACCTGAAGCACATAGGGAGGGAGAGGGAATACAGAAAGGTTATGCGCGAAGCTAAAAGCATAACGATTCCTCTCTCTGCGACAACCCTCGTTGTGGGGGCTTTTCTGGCGCAGTTCTACGGCTTCACCCTGCCCATCGTCCTGGGCCTCATAGTTGAGCTTTTGGCGGTAGTCCTCATCCTCTCGATCCCGGAGTACGAGTTCAAGAAAACGGAGAGAAATTACCTAGGTCACACTCTCTCTTCACTAAGGGAGCTCTTCCAGCCGAGGCTCTTCTGGCTGGTTTTGCTATCTATAATCGTTGGCATGCAAACCAATCAGTTCAGGAAGTTCTTCGAGCCCTACCTTGGAGGGGTACTGGCCAAAAGCCTCGGGACAACACTCATGGGCACTTTAGGACTTCTCGGTGTCGTCGAGGTCACAGTCAGGACGGTTCCAAGGCTCATCGGCGTCCGCCTCCGCGACTCCTGGAGCAGGAAAGCCTACTCCCTCGCCCCAGTTCTCCTCCCACTGTTAACGGTTCTCTCCGTGGTTTACACCAACCCTCTCTGGATAGTCGCCCTTGGAATAGCCCTCACCATCATAACGGCGGCTTTCGGCTTCAACCTGAACGTGGAGTTCCAGCACAGGATACCGAGCGAGAAGAGGGCAACCATCCTTTCCCTCGACAGGATGCTCGCCGGATTGGTGATGGCGGTTTTCTATGCCGTCTACGGCTTTGCTGTGGACAAGCTGGGTCTGTCTGGGGCCAGACTGATGTTCGCAATAGCTCTGCTGGTGCTCGGTGCCGGCTTCAAGGCTGGAGAAGTTCTGGGATTCCTGGGAGAGCATCTAAAGCTGCACCACCTGGAGGAAAGCGGAGACTAG
- a CDS encoding carbon-nitrogen hydrolase family protein: MRVALIPMQVEDGNFGANWREFKRRFNEALEHRPDFIVFPEYCLTGFREWDFSGAELYDEITARVSELARKNNVYVVFGLLEPYKNCVYNSALLIGRNGEVLLKHRKFQEPYKFCTGNTVRTARTEFGKVAIIICGDLYNRRIAKWVRRKRPDFLFVPMEYSPEYGEPNEEDIAAMSERVGLLGVKTFIVNSFPPGGAWVFDGDGTLIGESRGEELLLWEGQP; this comes from the coding sequence ATGAGGGTAGCACTAATCCCGATGCAGGTTGAGGACGGAAACTTCGGGGCCAACTGGAGGGAGTTCAAAAGGCGCTTTAATGAGGCCTTAGAGCACAGACCCGACTTCATCGTTTTTCCCGAGTACTGTCTGACTGGCTTCAGGGAATGGGACTTCAGCGGTGCAGAGCTCTACGACGAGATAACCGCAAGGGTGAGCGAGCTGGCGAGGAAAAACAACGTCTACGTCGTCTTTGGCCTGCTTGAGCCATACAAGAACTGCGTTTACAATTCCGCCTTACTCATCGGGCGGAACGGCGAAGTCCTCCTCAAGCACCGCAAGTTCCAGGAACCTTACAAGTTCTGCACGGGCAACACGGTTAGGACTGCCAGAACGGAGTTCGGGAAGGTTGCCATTATCATCTGCGGCGACCTCTACAACAGGCGCATAGCCAAGTGGGTGAGGAGGAAAAGGCCAGATTTTCTCTTCGTGCCCATGGAGTATTCGCCCGAATACGGAGAACCAAACGAAGAGGACATCGCGGCCATGTCGGAGCGCGTCGGACTCCTAGGGGTTAAGACTTTCATCGTGAACAGCTTTCCGCCCGGCGGTGCATGGGTCTTTGATGGAGACGGGACGCTAATCGGTGAGAGCAGGGGAGAGGAGCTCCTCCTCTGGGAGGGGCAACCCTAA
- the metG gene encoding methionine--tRNA ligase subunit beta, with the protein MELYDVDEFWKFDLRVGLVKRAEKLKRTRKLIKLDVDFGGEERTVITGIADQYSPEELEGKKFVFVLNLKPKKLSGVESQGMLIVAETEDGKVYLLPVPEEVPVGTRVW; encoded by the coding sequence ATGGAGCTCTACGACGTTGATGAGTTCTGGAAGTTCGACCTCCGCGTCGGGCTGGTTAAGAGGGCCGAGAAGCTGAAGCGTACGAGGAAGCTCATAAAGCTCGATGTGGACTTTGGGGGCGAGGAGAGGACGGTAATAACGGGCATAGCCGACCAGTACTCCCCGGAGGAGCTCGAGGGTAAGAAGTTCGTTTTCGTCCTCAACCTCAAGCCGAAAAAGTTGAGCGGTGTTGAGAGTCAGGGGATGCTCATAGTTGCGGAAACCGAGGACGGTAAGGTCTACCTCCTGCCGGTTCCGGAAGAGGTACCGGTCGGGACGAGGGTGTGGTGA
- the speB gene encoding agmatinase, protein MLFGIPESKNPNLLLLGIRWDGSSSYRKGARDGPKAIREATSSELYNSYTENLVNLAERWRYRDLGDVEGKSFAEVLERVRKLVGENYSGERFLFLGGDHSITYATFRALREASGKEFGLIYFDAHPDLYPHYEGDPYSHACPVRRLVEEGWVRGENVVQVGIRAPTPEQLDFAEREGILIYSASEVWKGAEVEVPFERAYLSFDLDVLDPAFAPGVGNPEPGGLSTRELIELIKSIDAEVVAFDVVELNPRYDVSNVTAFAAAKIIREVLGR, encoded by the coding sequence ATGCTCTTCGGAATTCCAGAATCCAAAAACCCGAACCTCCTGCTCCTTGGAATCCGCTGGGACGGCTCTTCCTCCTACAGAAAGGGCGCGAGGGACGGCCCAAAGGCCATAAGGGAGGCAACATCAAGCGAGCTATACAACAGCTACACAGAGAATCTCGTCAACCTTGCGGAGAGATGGCGGTACAGAGACCTTGGCGACGTGGAGGGGAAATCCTTCGCGGAGGTTCTTGAGAGGGTGAGGAAGCTCGTGGGGGAGAACTACAGTGGTGAGAGGTTTCTCTTCCTCGGCGGCGACCACTCCATAACCTACGCCACCTTCAGGGCCCTCAGGGAGGCGAGCGGGAAAGAGTTTGGGCTGATATACTTCGACGCCCACCCCGACCTCTATCCCCATTATGAGGGCGACCCCTACTCCCACGCCTGCCCCGTGAGGCGCCTCGTGGAGGAGGGCTGGGTTAGGGGCGAAAACGTTGTTCAGGTGGGGATAAGGGCCCCAACTCCTGAACAGCTTGACTTCGCTGAGAGAGAAGGCATACTGATTTACTCCGCCTCGGAAGTGTGGAAGGGGGCCGAGGTGGAGGTTCCCTTCGAGAGGGCCTACCTCTCCTTCGACCTCGACGTCCTCGACCCGGCGTTTGCCCCCGGCGTTGGAAACCCGGAGCCTGGAGGCCTCAGCACGAGGGAGCTCATTGAGCTCATAAAAAGCATTGACGCCGAGGTTGTGGCCTTCGACGTGGTAGAGCTCAACCCGCGCTATGACGTGAGCAACGTAACGGCCTTCGCAGCTGCTAAGATAATCAGAGAAGTCCTCGGGAGGTGA
- a CDS encoding protein-tyrosine phosphatase family protein yields the protein MWPSAKFIDGRVAFSRMPAERELDEVARDFDAVVVLVEDYELPYSLDEWEKRGVEVLHGPIPDFTAPSVEQLLEILRWIEERVREGKKVLIHCMGGLGRSGTVGVAWLMYSRGLSLREALMEVRRKRPGAVETQEQMEVLKELEERI from the coding sequence ATGTGGCCCTCCGCGAAGTTCATTGATGGGAGAGTGGCATTTTCGCGGATGCCGGCGGAGAGGGAGCTCGACGAAGTGGCTAGAGACTTTGACGCAGTGGTTGTCCTCGTTGAAGATTACGAGCTCCCCTATTCCCTCGACGAGTGGGAAAAGAGAGGCGTAGAAGTCCTTCACGGCCCCATTCCAGACTTCACGGCTCCAAGCGTTGAGCAGCTCCTCGAAATCCTCCGGTGGATCGAAGAGCGAGTTAGAGAAGGCAAGAAAGTTCTAATCCACTGCATGGGCGGCCTGGGAAGGAGCGGAACGGTGGGGGTTGCGTGGCTCATGTACTCGAGGGGTCTTTCTCTCCGCGAGGCCCTCATGGAAGTCAGGAGAAAGAGACCTGGAGCGGTTGAAACACAGGAGCAGATGGAGGTTTTGAAGGAGCTTGAGGAGAGAATCTAA
- a CDS encoding ATP phosphoribosyltransferase regulatory subunit — translation MRYTLRDYLRLAEIGNRLRGVFDLWNYREIVFPAVEEYSESIRKGTKFAHNNEFYVICPDATSRIIRDFNNGEARIYYISEVLDGEIHGVWEAGVELIGGREPDMYVEVPSVLITALESLGIEDFYIDVGSVKVWEEATRGIEPFREEVRRALLTRNFGIIESLPISAGRKRALWRLFNFRGKRSGVEKLDAIAELLGDERVFLDFGTVRPLPYYTDVIFEVYSPRLGKPLGGGGEYLVGNKKAIGFALDLGALLKLYRGRERKRQVLTGEPGEVYRRARELVKMGIPVEVRP, via the coding sequence TTGAGGTACACACTCCGGGACTATTTGAGGCTAGCCGAGATTGGGAACCGGCTCAGAGGGGTCTTCGACCTCTGGAACTACCGCGAAATAGTGTTTCCCGCAGTAGAGGAGTACTCTGAGTCAATAAGGAAGGGAACGAAGTTCGCCCACAACAACGAGTTTTACGTGATATGCCCAGACGCCACGTCCAGGATAATAAGGGATTTCAACAACGGGGAAGCGAGGATCTACTACATAAGCGAGGTTCTCGATGGAGAAATCCACGGGGTCTGGGAGGCTGGAGTGGAGCTGATCGGCGGCAGAGAGCCGGATATGTACGTTGAGGTCCCGAGCGTTCTGATAACTGCCCTCGAATCACTCGGAATCGAGGACTTCTACATAGACGTTGGGAGCGTTAAGGTCTGGGAGGAGGCAACGAGGGGCATTGAACCCTTCAGGGAAGAAGTCAGGAGGGCCCTTTTAACCAGAAACTTCGGGATCATAGAATCCCTGCCGATATCCGCGGGCAGGAAAAGGGCTTTGTGGAGACTCTTCAACTTCAGGGGGAAGAGGTCGGGCGTCGAAAAGCTCGACGCGATAGCGGAGCTCCTCGGCGATGAGAGGGTTTTCCTGGACTTCGGGACCGTGAGGCCGCTCCCCTACTACACAGACGTCATCTTTGAGGTCTATTCTCCGAGGCTCGGGAAGCCCCTTGGCGGCGGCGGGGAGTACCTGGTGGGGAATAAAAAGGCCATAGGCTTTGCCCTCGACTTAGGAGCCCTCTTGAAGCTCTACAGGGGGCGGGAAAGGAAGAGGCAGGTGCTCACGGGAGAGCCTGGGGAAGTCTACAGGAGGGCCAGGGAGCTCGTGAAAATGGGCATTCCCGTGGAGGTGAGGCCATGA
- the hisG gene encoding ATP phosphoribosyltransferase has protein sequence MRFVLPKGRLLKPSIEFLRKAGVELELPNGRELVSADGRVLLARAFDVPVYVEHGVEVGIAGSDVVLERGSDVFIPLELPFGKCRISVAVPGERKRYPEDMDCFRIATKYPRIASSYFDSIGVDVEVMKLHGSVELSVRTGIADAIVDIVETGQTLRENGLVEVAKVMDVSALLLVNRIAQKVLFDEINELVMKLRGVLDEGA, from the coding sequence ATGAGGTTCGTTCTCCCGAAAGGAAGGCTCCTAAAGCCCAGCATAGAGTTCCTGAGGAAAGCTGGAGTTGAGCTGGAGCTCCCGAACGGGAGGGAGCTTGTTTCGGCCGATGGTAGGGTTCTCCTCGCGAGGGCCTTCGACGTTCCCGTTTACGTCGAACACGGGGTTGAGGTGGGGATAGCTGGCAGCGACGTGGTTTTGGAGAGGGGGAGCGACGTTTTCATTCCCCTGGAACTGCCCTTCGGAAAGTGCAGGATAAGCGTGGCCGTTCCCGGGGAGAGGAAAAGGTATCCTGAGGACATGGACTGCTTCAGGATAGCCACGAAATACCCACGGATAGCAAGCTCTTATTTCGACTCGATTGGCGTTGACGTTGAGGTTATGAAGCTCCACGGGAGCGTTGAGCTCTCCGTCAGGACGGGGATAGCCGATGCCATAGTTGACATCGTCGAGACCGGCCAGACGCTGAGGGAGAACGGCCTCGTCGAGGTTGCCAAGGTTATGGACGTTTCCGCGCTCCTTCTCGTCAACAGGATAGCGCAGAAGGTTCTGTTCGATGAGATAAACGAGCTTGTGATGAAGCTTAGGGGGGTTTTGGATGAAGGGGCTTGA
- the hisD gene encoding histidinol dehydrogenase, whose amino-acid sequence MKGLEEYVREILEDIRRRGLEALREYSERFDNYSGPFRVSEGEFEEAEELVPEEDKRVIEETMERLWEYHARQFRDVELYIKRGSLYGLIYRPIGRIGIYVPGGKPLPSTLMMVGIPARIAGVREIAVTTPPKDGKVNPYVLYVAKLLGIEEVYKLGGVGAIAAMAYGVGMRRVDKIFGPGNRFVNEAKRQVFGIVGIDSLAGPSEIAVIADESADKDYVLADLLSQLEHGKDSKAWLLTTSRELADYCSREGIEVLLCRNLEECAEKANEIAPEHLEIITENPEELVDLIENAGAIYLGPYTPVPAADYFLGVNHVLPTGGAARFSGVLTVMDFMKPITLARVSREEFLAYRRLGMRLAEIEGMEAHRRSLEVRR is encoded by the coding sequence ATGAAGGGGCTTGAAGAATACGTTAGGGAAATCCTGGAGGACATCAGGAGAAGGGGCCTTGAGGCCCTGAGGGAGTACTCGGAAAGGTTCGACAACTACTCGGGCCCGTTCAGGGTTTCGGAGGGGGAGTTCGAGGAGGCAGAGGAACTCGTGCCAGAGGAGGACAAGAGGGTAATCGAGGAGACGATGGAGCGCCTCTGGGAGTACCACGCGAGGCAGTTCAGGGATGTAGAGCTCTACATCAAGAGGGGCTCTCTCTACGGCCTTATATATCGCCCGATAGGGAGGATAGGGATATACGTTCCCGGGGGAAAGCCGCTCCCGTCGACGCTCATGATGGTCGGGATTCCAGCCAGAATAGCCGGGGTCAGGGAGATAGCAGTCACGACGCCGCCCAAAGACGGGAAGGTGAACCCCTACGTTCTCTACGTGGCAAAACTGCTCGGGATCGAGGAGGTCTACAAGCTCGGCGGGGTGGGGGCAATAGCGGCGATGGCCTACGGGGTTGGCATGAGGAGGGTTGACAAGATATTCGGGCCCGGGAACAGGTTCGTCAACGAGGCCAAGAGGCAGGTGTTCGGCATTGTTGGAATAGACAGCCTCGCAGGGCCTTCTGAGATAGCCGTGATAGCCGATGAGAGTGCAGATAAGGATTACGTGCTCGCCGATCTCCTCAGTCAGCTCGAGCACGGGAAGGACAGTAAGGCATGGCTCCTGACCACCTCCAGGGAGCTCGCAGATTACTGCTCAAGGGAGGGGATAGAGGTTCTCCTATGCAGGAACCTGGAGGAATGCGCCGAGAAGGCCAACGAGATAGCCCCCGAGCACCTTGAGATAATAACCGAAAACCCTGAGGAGCTCGTTGACCTCATCGAGAACGCTGGAGCCATCTACCTCGGCCCCTACACTCCCGTCCCAGCAGCCGACTACTTCCTCGGCGTTAACCACGTCCTCCCAACAGGAGGAGCGGCCAGGTTCAGCGGGGTTCTGACGGTGATGGACTTCATGAAGCCCATAACCCTCGCGAGGGTGAGCAGGGAGGAGTTTTTGGCCTACAGAAGGCTCGGGATGAGGCTGGCTGAGATAGAGGGAATGGAAGCCCACAGGAGGAGCCTGGAGGTGAGGAGATGA
- the hisB gene encoding imidazoleglycerol-phosphate dehydratase HisB, with product MRRTTKETDIEVELDVEGTVETGDPVLNHLLMALFHYMGRNARVKANYDLRHHLWEDVGITLGLELREKLPGKFARFGSAVMPMDDALILVALDISGRPYLNLELFPLEEEEGFSVTLVREFLWGLARSLRATIHVKQLGGVNAHHIIEAAFKGLGIALAQAIAESERLESTKGVLE from the coding sequence ATGAGGAGGACTACGAAGGAGACCGATATAGAGGTTGAGCTTGACGTCGAGGGAACCGTAGAGACGGGCGATCCAGTCCTGAATCACCTCCTGATGGCCCTCTTCCACTACATGGGAAGGAATGCCCGGGTTAAAGCGAACTACGACCTCAGGCACCACCTCTGGGAGGACGTGGGGATAACCCTGGGGCTGGAGCTGAGGGAGAAGCTCCCAGGGAAGTTCGCCCGCTTCGGGAGCGCTGTAATGCCGATGGACGACGCGCTCATTCTGGTTGCCCTTGACATCTCTGGGAGGCCCTACCTGAACCTTGAGCTCTTCCCGCTGGAGGAAGAGGAGGGATTCAGCGTAACACTCGTCAGGGAGTTCCTCTGGGGGCTGGCGCGCTCGCTCAGGGCAACGATACACGTCAAACAGCTTGGGGGAGTAAACGCGCACCACATAATAGAGGCCGCCTTCAAAGGGCTAGGAATAGCCCTCGCCCAGGCTATAGCGGAGAGCGAAAGGCTGGAGAGCACCAAGGGGGTCCTGGAATGA
- the hisH gene encoding imidazole glycerol phosphate synthase subunit HisH, with product MIAVVDLGIGNLANVRKALGGVITSDPYAIEGAEKIVLPGVGNFGAVMEKLEPLRGVIIDAINDGKPLLGICLGLQLLFEGSEESPGKPGLGVFRGNVVRFQGVRVPHIGWNQVWQRKECPLFEGIKDGAYFYFVHSYYALPEEDVTVGVTDYESKGAKVVFTSAVCRDNVYAVQFHPEKSGRNGLRLLENFRRL from the coding sequence ATGATAGCCGTAGTTGACCTCGGGATAGGGAACCTCGCCAACGTGAGGAAGGCCCTCGGAGGGGTGATCACGAGCGACCCCTACGCGATAGAGGGGGCCGAGAAGATAGTCCTCCCGGGGGTCGGGAACTTCGGGGCGGTGATGGAAAAGCTGGAACCGCTCAGGGGAGTTATAATCGATGCGATAAACGACGGAAAGCCCCTGCTGGGTATCTGCCTCGGCCTCCAGCTTCTCTTCGAGGGGAGCGAGGAGAGCCCCGGAAAGCCTGGTCTGGGGGTCTTCAGGGGAAATGTCGTGCGCTTCCAGGGCGTTAGGGTGCCCCACATCGGCTGGAACCAGGTGTGGCAGAGGAAGGAGTGCCCGCTCTTCGAGGGCATAAAGGACGGTGCCTACTTCTACTTCGTCCACTCCTACTATGCTCTCCCCGAGGAGGACGTAACGGTGGGAGTGACGGACTACGAGTCGAAGGGGGCCAAGGTGGTCTTCACCTCGGCCGTCTGCAGGGACAACGTTTACGCCGTCCAGTTCCACCCCGAGAAGAGCGGGAGGAACGGGCTGAGGCTTTTGGAGAACTTCAGGAGGCTGTGA
- the hisA gene encoding 1-(5-phosphoribosyl)-5-((5-phosphoribosylamino)methylideneamino)imidazole-4-carboxamide isomerase, with translation MEVYPAIDLMKGRAVRLYRGRRESVKVYGDPVKIAQGFSELVDKIHVVDLDGAFEGRPRNLEVVERIIEETGLRVQVGGGFRTYEAVGRAYEVGVENVILGTKALDTAFLERLTDEFGGITVSLDVKDGRIAVKGWVEEGSIKVRDAFEILRNYVNRFVYTSIERDGTLTGVDEIGRFWGDEEFIYAGGVSSAEDIVRLAERGFSGVIVGKALYEGVVKLEDLLEVAKCLRRG, from the coding sequence ATGGAGGTTTATCCTGCTATAGACCTGATGAAAGGAAGGGCCGTGAGGCTCTACAGGGGGAGGAGGGAGAGCGTTAAGGTCTATGGAGATCCAGTGAAGATCGCCCAGGGCTTTTCGGAGCTCGTGGACAAGATCCACGTCGTTGACCTCGACGGGGCGTTCGAGGGGCGGCCTAGGAACCTCGAAGTGGTGGAGAGGATAATCGAGGAGACCGGCCTGAGGGTTCAGGTCGGGGGAGGCTTCAGAACCTACGAAGCCGTGGGGAGGGCTTACGAGGTCGGCGTGGAGAACGTCATACTCGGCACGAAGGCCCTCGATACGGCTTTCCTCGAAAGGCTCACCGATGAGTTCGGCGGGATAACCGTAAGTCTGGACGTCAAAGACGGAAGGATAGCGGTGAAGGGCTGGGTCGAGGAGGGCTCGATAAAAGTGAGAGATGCCTTCGAGATCCTCAGGAACTACGTGAACCGCTTTGTGTACACTTCCATCGAAAGGGACGGTACTCTGACTGGAGTTGACGAGATAGGGCGCTTCTGGGGGGACGAGGAGTTCATATACGCTGGTGGAGTTTCCAGCGCTGAGGACATCGTTAGGCTTGCCGAGAGGGGCTTTTCTGGGGTTATTGTGGGGAAGGCCCTTTATGAGGGAGTTGTTAAGCTGGAAGACCTCCTGGAGGTGGCCAAATGCTTGCGAAGAGGATAA
- the hisF gene encoding imidazole glycerol phosphate synthase subunit HisF: MLAKRIIAALDIRAGRVVKGIKFRNIRDAGDPVELARRYESEGIDEIVFLDITASHEKRGILLDLVERVAEEIYVPFTVGGGIKSAEEAGEIIKRGADKVFVNTAAVERPELVGEIAELVGSANLVVAIDAKWNGSFWEVYTHGGRKPRGIDAVEWARKVEELGAGEILLTSMDTDGTKEGFDIPLTRAVANAVDIPVIASGGAGRPEHFYEAFKAGAEAALAASIFHYGEYTVGQLKGFLAERGIPVRLDY, translated from the coding sequence ATGCTTGCGAAGAGGATAATAGCGGCCCTGGACATAAGGGCGGGAAGGGTGGTCAAGGGGATAAAGTTCAGGAACATCCGGGATGCGGGCGATCCCGTTGAGCTGGCAAGGAGGTACGAGAGCGAGGGGATAGACGAGATAGTCTTCCTTGACATAACGGCATCGCACGAGAAGAGGGGGATCCTCTTAGACCTCGTTGAGAGGGTCGCCGAGGAGATATACGTCCCCTTCACCGTTGGCGGCGGAATCAAGAGCGCCGAGGAAGCGGGGGAGATAATCAAGCGAGGAGCTGATAAGGTCTTTGTGAACACTGCAGCGGTCGAGAGGCCCGAGCTGGTGGGGGAGATAGCCGAGCTCGTAGGGAGCGCGAACCTCGTGGTTGCCATAGACGCCAAGTGGAACGGCTCCTTCTGGGAGGTCTACACCCACGGAGGGAGGAAACCGCGGGGAATCGACGCGGTTGAGTGGGCCAGGAAGGTGGAGGAGCTGGGGGCCGGAGAGATACTCCTGACGAGCATGGACACCGACGGGACGAAGGAGGGCTTCGACATCCCGCTGACGCGGGCGGTGGCGAATGCCGTTGATATACCCGTCATAGCCTCCGGGGGAGCCGGAAGGCCGGAGCACTTCTACGAGGCCTTCAAGGCTGGAGCGGAGGCGGCATTAGCCGCTTCGATATTCCACTACGGAGAATACACGGTCGGTCAGCTTAAGGGGTTCCTGGCCGAGAGGGGGATTCCAGTTAGACTGGACTACTGA
- the hisIE gene encoding bifunctional phosphoribosyl-AMP cyclohydrolase/phosphoribosyl-ATP diphosphatase HisIE, whose protein sequence is MSIEELVEKVDWEKNGGVVPVVVQDTEGEVLTLAYMDREALRRTLETGYAHYYSRSQGRVRMKGEVSGNLQVVREIRVDCDSDALLLKVEPKGPACHTGNYSCFYRKLGEPERVLPMDYSLTILRELEELIRKRKESPVEGSYTSRLFREGRERIYKKFGEEAVEVLVAENREALIYETADMLYHLLVLLAYNDVSLGEVMAELRRRRK, encoded by the coding sequence ATGAGCATCGAGGAGCTGGTAGAGAAGGTTGACTGGGAAAAGAACGGAGGGGTCGTTCCCGTTGTTGTCCAGGACACGGAGGGGGAGGTACTAACCCTCGCCTACATGGACAGAGAAGCGCTGAGGAGAACGCTCGAGACGGGCTACGCCCACTACTACTCCCGCTCCCAGGGAAGGGTGAGGATGAAGGGGGAGGTGAGCGGAAACCTCCAGGTCGTCAGGGAGATAAGGGTAGACTGCGACAGCGACGCCCTTCTCCTGAAGGTCGAGCCCAAAGGCCCGGCCTGCCACACGGGGAACTACTCCTGCTTTTACCGAAAGCTCGGGGAGCCCGAGAGGGTTCTCCCGATGGATTACTCGCTCACAATCCTCAGGGAGCTCGAGGAGCTGATAAGGAAGAGGAAGGAAAGCCCCGTCGAGGGTTCTTACACGTCGAGGCTCTTCAGGGAGGGCAGGGAGAGGATATACAAGAAGTTCGGGGAGGAGGCAGTTGAGGTTCTCGTGGCGGAAAACAGGGAGGCCTTGATCTACGAAACTGCAGACATGCTGTACCACCTCCTCGTTCTCCTGGCCTACAACGATGTTTCCCTCGGGGAGGTCATGGCCGAGCTCAGGAGGCGGCGGAAATGA